The Glycine soja cultivar W05 chromosome 3, ASM419377v2, whole genome shotgun sequence genome window below encodes:
- the LOC114406626 gene encoding rhomboid-like protein 20, giving the protein MNGGPSGFTNAPVTRAFIIASALFTIFFGIQGRFGTLGLSYQDIFGKIRLWKLIMSIFSFSSTPELMFGLYLLYYFRVFERQIGSNKYSVFIVFSILTSLLLEVLAVALLKDPTANLVTPGPYGLIFASFVPFFFDIPVSTRFRVFSFLFSDKSFIYLAGLQLLLSSWKRSILPGMCGILAGSLYRLNVFYIRKAKFPEMISSLFSRISLPSMGSPRAPSSARNVVRNLPSYPTHQMERNYPAPMQAAVEPTEDSITTLVSMGFDRNSARQALVQARNDVNVATNILLEAQSH; this is encoded by the exons ATGAACGGTGGTCCATCTGGTTTCA CAAATGCTCCCGTCACAAGGGCCTTCATCATCGCTTCGGCGCTTTTCACAATCTTCTTTGGGATCCAAGGCCGTTTCGGCACTCTGGGGTTGTCGTATCAG GATATTTTTGGAAAGATTCGCCTTTGGAAGTTGATCATGTCCATATTTTCCTTCTCGTCAACACCAGAGTTGATGTTTGGACTGTATCTTCTATATTACTTCAGGGTCTTTGAGCGACAGATAGGTTCCAATAAATACTCA GTCTTTATCGTGTTCTCCATATTAACTTCACTACTGCTTGAGGTCCTTGCTGTAGCACTTTTAAAAG ATCCTACAGCAAACCTAGTCACTCCTGGACCATATGGCCTTATATTTGCTTCATTTGTACCCTTTTTCTTTGACATTCCAGTTTCAACACGGTTTCGTGTGTTTAGCTTCCTCTTCTCAGACAAGTCATTCATATATCTAGCTGGTCTTCAG CTTCTTTTGTCATCATGGAAAAGGTCTATCTTACCGGGGATGTGTGGCATCCTTGCTGGTTCCTTGTACCGTTTGAATGTCTTTTACATTCGCAAAGCAAAG TTCCCAGAGATGATCTCATCATTATTTTCAAGAATTTCGTTGCCATCTATGGGGAGTCCACGTGCACCATCATCAGCAAGGAATGTTGTCAGGAATTTACCTTCCTATCCAACTCACCAAATGGAG AGAAACTACCCTGCTCCAATGCAAGCTGCAGTAGAGCCAACGGAGGACTCGATCACTACCCTTGTCTCTATGGGCTTTGACAGGAATTCTGCCAGACAAGCCCTAGTGCAGGCCAGAAATGATGTCAATGTGGCCACCAACATCCTACTGGAGGCACAGTCGCACTAA
- the LOC114406625 gene encoding protein arv1 homolog isoform X2, whose translation MILVIDLILHKPKAYRHLLHNVINQETMKFHGLLWKLAVIFLLFESYRCLILESSKGKLGSSNSVSSLVSICWKVLMDVIIGNLMFLLTFFFMVKMFFHVSITISRCIDLLLTLMISSYFKIFLIAMMVWDFPSSVIFIIELFCLSSNAAALKVMTESTMRRCVWTCFSAYAIKFIVTRILELILLGQLMQGWSQMPFTFSKATMI comes from the exons ATG ATACTTGTAATAGATTTGATACTTCACAAGCCCAAGGCCTATAGACATCTCCTCCACAATGTCATCAATCAAGAAACAATGAAGTTTCAT GGACTACTCTGGAAATTGGctgtcatttttcttctttttgaatcTT ACAGATGTTTGATCTTGGAAAGCAGCAAGGGAAAATTGGGTTCCTCTAATAGCGTCTCTTCATTAGTATCAATATGCTGGAAG GTGCTGATGGATGTTATAATTGGGAATTTGATGTTTCTTTTAACTTTCTTCTTTATGGTTAAGATGTTTTTCCATGTATCGATCACCATCTCcag GTGCATTGACCTTTTGCTTACACTCATGATTTCAAGTTACTTCAAGATTTTTCTTATTGCCATGATG GTCTGGGACTTTCCATCTTCTGTGATCTTCATcattgaattattttgtttatcatCTAATGCTGCGGCATTGAAAG tGATGACTGAGTCAACTATGCGTCGATGTGTTTGGACCTGCTTCAGTGCATATgctataaaatttattgtcactCGAATACTGGAGCTCATAttgttggggcaattaatgcaAGGCTGGAGTCAAATGCCATTCACATTCTCTAAAGCCACCATGATTTAG
- the LOC114406625 gene encoding protein arv1 homolog isoform X1, with translation MGYRCIQCWCPVKTLYVQYSPGNIRLMKCENCKAVADEYIECEIMILVIDLILHKPKAYRHLLHNVINQETMKFHGLLWKLAVIFLLFESYRCLILESSKGKLGSSNSVSSLVSICWKVLMDVIIGNLMFLLTFFFMVKMFFHVSITISRCIDLLLTLMISSYFKIFLIAMMVWDFPSSVIFIIELFCLSSNAAALKVMTESTMRRCVWTCFSAYAIKFIVTRILELILLGQLMQGWSQMPFTFSKATMI, from the exons ATGGGTTACAGATGCATTCAGTGTTGGTGTCCTGTCAAAACACTTTACGTGCAGTATTCTCCTGGCAACATTCGCTTGATGAAATGT GAGAATTGCAAGGCTGTTGCAGACGAATACATAGAATGTGAAATCATG ATACTTGTAATAGATTTGATACTTCACAAGCCCAAGGCCTATAGACATCTCCTCCACAATGTCATCAATCAAGAAACAATGAAGTTTCAT GGACTACTCTGGAAATTGGctgtcatttttcttctttttgaatcTT ACAGATGTTTGATCTTGGAAAGCAGCAAGGGAAAATTGGGTTCCTCTAATAGCGTCTCTTCATTAGTATCAATATGCTGGAAG GTGCTGATGGATGTTATAATTGGGAATTTGATGTTTCTTTTAACTTTCTTCTTTATGGTTAAGATGTTTTTCCATGTATCGATCACCATCTCcag GTGCATTGACCTTTTGCTTACACTCATGATTTCAAGTTACTTCAAGATTTTTCTTATTGCCATGATG GTCTGGGACTTTCCATCTTCTGTGATCTTCATcattgaattattttgtttatcatCTAATGCTGCGGCATTGAAAG tGATGACTGAGTCAACTATGCGTCGATGTGTTTGGACCTGCTTCAGTGCATATgctataaaatttattgtcactCGAATACTGGAGCTCATAttgttggggcaattaatgcaAGGCTGGAGTCAAATGCCATTCACATTCTCTAAAGCCACCATGATTTAG
- the LOC114406624 gene encoding dual specificity protein phosphatase 12-like, with product MPYTVRENLSIGNIGDAAEILENGAAQSVTHILSVLSSASISFFSEWKTTLSIPAMEITKVHVADAAAKSALPPEKLLYSLEYAGRDLKLVRMAVPLRDTEKDDLLDYLEVCIDFIDRGRKEGSVLVHCFAGVSRSAAIITAYLMRTERLSVEDALESLRQSCEFVCPNDGFLEQLKMFEGMGFKVDHSSPIYKRFRLKILYENHFSGLRIDSSKLGADPGMPVEISSEAEETTKVGNNHSPAYRCKKCRRLVALQEHVIDHVPGEGERAFEFHKRRGGNPFNKSDEFECSSVFIEPLRWMKAVEEGAMEGKLSCAHCDARLGYFNWSGIQCSCGSWITPAFQLHKSWIDVSPM from the exons ATGCCTTACACGGTCCGAGAGAACCTCTCGATCGGGAACATCGGCGACGCGGCGGAGATTCTCGAAAACGGCGCCGCTCAGAGCGTGACGCACATCCTCTCCGTCCTCAGCTCCGCCTCCATCTCCTTCTTCTCCGAATGGAAAACCACTCTCTCCATCCCCGCCATGGAGATCACCAAAGTCCACGTGGCGGACGCCGCCGCCAAATCGGCTCTCCCGCCGGAGAAGCTCCTCTACTCGCTCGAGTACGCCGGCCGCGACCTCAAGCTCGTGCGCATGGCCGTGCCTCTCAGAGACACCGAGAAAGATGACTTGCTCGATTACTTGGAAGTCTGCATCGATTTCATTGATCGCGGTCGGAAGGAAGGTTCCGTTCTCGTTCACTGTTTCGCCGGAGTTTCCAGAAG CGCGGCGATTATTACGGCGTATTTGATGAGAACCGAACGTCTATCTGTAGAAG ATGCCCTTGAATCGTTGAGGCAGAGCTGTGAATTTGTTTGTCCCAATGATGGTTTTCTTGAGCAG TTGAAAATGTTTGAGGGGATGGGTTTCAAGGTTGATCACTCCAGCCCTATATACAAGCGCTTTCGTCTAAAAATACTAT ATGAAAATCATTTCTCAGGGTTGAGGATAGACAGTTCCAAACTTGGTGCAGATCCTGGCATGCCTGTTGAAATTTCTTCAGAGGCAGAAGAAACTACTAAAGTTGGAAATAATCATAGTCCTGCATATCGCTGTAAGAAGTGCCGACGACTTGTTGCATTGCAAGAACATGTCATAGACCATGTTCCTGGTGAGGGTGAGAGAGCCTTTGAGTTCCACAAACGGAGAGGTGGCAACCCTTTCAACAAATCTGATGAATTTGAGTGTTCATCTGTATTTATTGAGCCTCTACGGTGGATGAAAGCTG TTGAGGAAGGTGCAATGGAGGGAAAGCTGTCCTGTGCTCATTGTGATGCCCGTTTGGGATACTTCAATTGGTCAGGCATACAATGCAGCTGCGGAAGCTGGATAACTCCAGCTTTTCAACTCCACAAAAGCTGGATAGATGTGAGTCCGATGTAA
- the LOC114406627 gene encoding F-box protein At2g32560-like encodes MLYFLISFVSFLILSKSFTSRPFSSGERGIKPGSIGFWGSLSSWLVSRLKKGSTTGTTPFSFFQFSLGMSLKKNSLVSKVESEEEEGNVSLLDLPDLPLECILEHLSPAELCRVATVCTSLRDRCRSDHLWKKHMERKWGKVFGDAAYRQWKWHVASKNREKISSNPHNQKGIFAFLRGGFLPFIWIKAKSEKGTESSSSLPEDSIAALYLSLESGKFWFPAQVYNRENGHAGFMLSCYDAQLCYDSRSDTFLARYSPHGRWTTEENIQWDRLRVPPIATSPHALHISDCLDDLRPGDHIEIQWRRNKEFPYGWWYGVIGHLEQCQGHGNHCHCHYNDIVILEFTQYTAGSRWRQTVINRKHHIEKGNEIDGFYGGIRKLHSKEEIARWKNLWPTKIVIHD; translated from the exons ATGCTTTACTTCCTCATATCTTTCGTCTCCTTTCTCATCCTTTCCAAGTCTTTCACCAGCAGGCCTTTCTCATCAGGGGAGAGAGGGATCAAACCAGGGTCAATTGGGTTTTGGGGGAGTCTTTCAAGTTGGTTAGTTTCTAGGCTCAAGAAAGGAAGCACAACAGGCACCACcccttttagtttttttcaGTTTTCTCTTGGCATGTCATTGAAAAAGAATAGTTTAGTGTCTAAGGTGGAGAGTGAGGAGGAGGAGGGGAATGTTTCTCTCTTGGATTTGCCTGATTTGCCATTGGAATGCATCCTTGAGCACCTTTCACCAGCTGAATTATGCAGGGTGGCAACAGTGTGCACATCTCTGAGGGATAGATGTAGGAGTGATCATTTATGGAAGAAACACATGGAGAGGAAATGGGGTAAGGTGTTTGGTGATGCTGCTTATAGGCAATGGAAATGGCATGTAGCTTCCAAGAACAGAGAAAAAATCTCCTCCAACCCGCACAATCAGAAAGGAATATTTGCTTTCCTTCGTGGTGGTTTTCTCCCCTTCATATGGATCAAAGCAAAATCAGAAAAGGGCACAGAGTCAAGTAGCTCATTACCAGAAGATTCAATAGCAGCTTTATATCTTTCTCTTGAAAGTGGCAAATTTTGGTTCCCTGCTCAAGTCTATAACCGTGAG AATGGTCATGCTGGGTTCATGCTCTCATGTTATGATGCCCAACTATGCTATGATTCTCGATCCGACACTTTTCTGGCAAG GTACTCGCCTCATGGGAGATGGACAACTGAGGAAAACATACAATGGGACCGGCTAAGAGTGCCACCAATTGCTACTTCTCCACATGCTCTTCACATCTCTGACTGTTTGGATGACTTGAGACCTGGAGATCACATTGAGATTCAGtggagaagaaacaaagaatttCCTTATG GTTGGTGGTATGGTGTCATTGGTCATTTGGAACAATGTCAAGGACATGGGAACCATTGCCATTGTCACTATAATG ATATAGTGATTTTGGAGTTCACACAGTACACTGCTGGGTCCAGATGGAGACAAACCGTGATAAACAGAAAGCATCATATAGAAAAAGGCAATGAAATAGATGGTTTTTATGGAGGAATCAGGAAGCTGCATAGCAAGGAAGAAATTGCAAGGTGGAAGAACCTCTGGCCAACTAAAATTGTGATACATGATTGA
- the LOC114405221 gene encoding protein MAIN-LIKE 1-like: MGLLLLRVFASSSRYVSSSRFAFSTIVADDGENRYREIMVRTRGLGRALGQVTGRGVGRGDHDDSDDVPQRQQPTASARRQRVAVTAAHDETNVQDDPMEAPAVVEDIVADIPADTGAEAAEDEDEGFPGGPSDPSVLIQYADHVAYSIWTGELSSHGRKVHSLGRPVPAIKGLVAGTGLSPLIACSVDTGDRGLLSAFVERWHQETSSFHLPVGELTITLNDVSSLLHLPVIGDLHAFEPLHVDDAVQMLVDLLMVSAESARAETAQCRGPYVRLQWVRDIYERRCQEGHWTAAARTYLLHLLGCTLFANKSATNVHVVYLEALRDLSMTERYAWGVAALCWIYEHFPSVADSTADQEYDEDSPRACRWIATKKTVKSIRMPAYRERLD, from the exons ATGGGTCTGCTTCTTCTTCGCGTTTTTGCTTCTTCTTCGAGGTACGTTTCTTCTTCGCGTTTTGCTttttccaccattgttgccgACGATGGCGAAAACCGCTATCGGGAA atcatggtaaGGACCAGAGGATTAGGTCGTGCCTTAGGTCAGGTCACTGGCAGAGGTGTGGGCAGAGGAGATCATGATGATTCCGATGATGTTCCACAGCGTCAACAGCCTACTGCATCCGCACGGAGGCAGCGAGTCGCTGTGACTGCGGCGCACGATGAAACAAATGTTCAGGATGACCCGATGGAGGCACCAGCTGTTGTAGAGGACATTGTGGCAGACATTCCTGCGGACACAGGTGCAGAGGCTGCTGAGGATGAGGATGAGGGATTTCCGGGTGGTCCGAGCGACCCATCCGTGTTGATCCAGTATGCGGATCACGTTGCTTACAGCATATGGACGGGAGAg CTATCATCTCATGGGAGGAAGGTCCACAGTTTAGGCAGGCCTGTCCCTGCCATTAAGGGACTTGTTGCTGGTACAGGACTAAGTCCTCTGATCGCGTGTTCGGTAGACACCGGCGATCGGGGACTTTTGTCCGCGTTTGTCGAGCGGTGGCACCAGGAGACGTCTAGTTTCCATCTCCCGGTGGGAGAGCTCACCATCACGCTGAACGACGTTTCCTCGCTTCTTCATCTTCCCGTGATTGGCGACTTACACGCTTTTGAGCCCTTGCACGTGGACGATGCGGTTCAAATGCTGGTGGACTTATTGATGGTCTCTGCAGAGTCTGCTAGGGCTGAGACAGCCCAATGTCGTGGACCGTACGTACGCCTGCAATGGGTACGTGATATATATGAGCGCCGATGCCAGGAAGGTCATTGGACAGCTGCAGCTCGCAcatatcttcttcatcttctgggTTGCACTttgtttgctaacaagagtgcaaccaatGTCCATGTTGTCTACTTGGAGGCCCTTCGTGACCTCAGTATGACGGAGAGGTACGCCTGGGGAGTGGCTGCTTTG TGCTGGATTTATGAGCACTTTCCGTCAGTCGCGGACTCCACTGCTGATCAAGAGTACGACGAGGATTCTCCGCGTGCGTGTAGGTGGATTGCGACCAAGAAGACCGTGAAGAGCATTCGTATGCCGGCGTACAGGGAGCGCCTGGACTGA